The following are from one region of the Mycetohabitans rhizoxinica HKI 454 genome:
- the recR gene encoding recombination mediator RecR encodes MNVKPPSALAALIEALRTLPGVGPKSAQRIAYHLMQHDRDGAQRLGRSLLHATQALKHCERCNTFTERDVCELCSDEQRDPTLLCVVETPADQVMLEQTLAYCGLYFVLMGRLSPLDGIGPREIHFERLMRRATDGVVSEVVLATNFTNEGEATAHYLGQMLKARGLTVTRLARGVPVGGELEYVDAGTIARAVLDRRSV; translated from the coding sequence ATGAACGTGAAGCCACCGTCCGCGCTGGCCGCGCTGATCGAAGCGCTGCGCACGTTGCCCGGTGTCGGACCGAAGTCCGCGCAGCGCATTGCCTATCACCTGATGCAGCATGACCGGGATGGGGCACAGCGGCTCGGGCGGTCGCTGCTGCACGCGACGCAGGCGCTCAAGCATTGCGAGCGGTGTAACACGTTCACCGAGCGCGACGTATGCGAGCTATGCAGTGACGAGCAGCGCGATCCGACGCTGTTGTGCGTGGTCGAGACACCCGCCGACCAAGTCATGCTCGAGCAGACGCTCGCGTATTGCGGACTGTATTTTGTGCTGATGGGGCGCTTGAGCCCGCTTGACGGTATCGGGCCGCGCGAGATCCATTTCGAACGGCTGATGCGCCGGGCGACCGACGGCGTGGTCAGTGAAGTTGTGCTGGCCACCAATTTCACGAATGAAGGCGAGGCGACTGCCCATTACCTAGGCCAGATGCTTAAGGCGCGCGGCCTGACGGTGACGCGGCTGGCCCGCGGCGTGCCTGTCGGCGGTGAACTCGAATATGTCGACGCCGGCACAATCGCCCGCGCGGTACTGGACCGGCGCTCGGTCTGA
- the surE gene encoding 5'/3'-nucleotidase SurE → MKILLSNDDGYLAPGLAALHHALAPLGEVVVVAPEHNCSGASNSLTLWRPLSVFTAANGFRYVNGTPTDCVHVALTGLLDGKPDLVVSGINNGQNMGEDTLYSGTVAAATEGFLFGVPSIAFSLVDRDWAHLDAAARVAAEVVQHCLRTPLPAHTLLNVNIPNRPYAEMGTWRVTRLGKRHPSQPVIRASNPHGEPVYWIGAAGAALDASEGTDFHAVAAGDVSLTPLQLDLTDTRLLPALHEWTRGWRPEQPA, encoded by the coding sequence ATGAAGATCCTGCTCAGCAACGACGACGGTTACCTGGCGCCCGGGCTCGCGGCGCTTCACCACGCACTTGCGCCATTGGGCGAGGTGGTCGTGGTGGCGCCAGAGCACAACTGCAGTGGCGCATCAAACTCGCTGACGCTGTGGCGGCCACTGTCCGTTTTCACCGCCGCGAACGGCTTTCGCTACGTGAACGGTACACCGACTGACTGCGTACACGTGGCGCTGACCGGGCTGCTCGACGGCAAGCCAGACCTGGTGGTGTCCGGCATCAACAATGGGCAGAACATGGGCGAGGACACGCTCTATTCGGGTACCGTCGCGGCAGCCACCGAGGGATTCCTGTTCGGCGTGCCGTCGATAGCGTTCTCGCTGGTCGACAGAGATTGGGCGCATCTGGATGCGGCCGCGCGCGTGGCCGCGGAGGTTGTGCAGCATTGTTTGCGCACGCCATTGCCCGCGCATACGCTGCTGAATGTGAATATCCCGAACCGGCCGTACGCCGAAATGGGAACTTGGCGCGTCACGCGTCTGGGTAAGCGGCATCCGTCACAGCCGGTGATCCGCGCGAGCAATCCGCATGGTGAGCCGGTCTACTGGATCGGGGCGGCTGGCGCTGCGCTCGATGCGAGTGAAGGCACGGACTTTCACGCGGTGGCGGCCGGCGACGTCTCGCTGACGCCGCTGCAATTGGATTTGACCGATACGCGATTGCTTCCGGCGCTACACGAATGGACGCGTGGTTGGCGGCCGGAGCAGCCTGCATGA
- a CDS encoding protein-L-isoaspartate(D-aspartate) O-methyltransferase, with the protein MSAGRAKRFPLGLSDVMREPRGAPVLPGVAGSASASTATKPTLGGTRPREGVEQMRPFFDRMVPASPAAVPLSTQLALTSERVRQRMVERVRASGVADARVLAALAAIPRHQFVDPGLAAQAYEDAALPIGHQQTISKPSVVARMLELVAAGHALEKVLEIGTGCGYQAAVLSHLARDVYSVERVKPLYERAKTNLRPLRVPNIRLHYGDGRLGLPSAAPFDAIVIAAAGFDVPAALLEQLAIGGRLVAPVGSRSGNEQVLTLVERVSSAQWRESQLDRVFFVPLKSGVI; encoded by the coding sequence ATGAGCGCCGGGCGCGCCAAGCGGTTCCCGCTCGGGCTGTCCGACGTGATGCGCGAGCCGCGCGGTGCGCCAGTCCTGCCCGGCGTGGCCGGATCCGCGTCCGCCAGCACCGCGACCAAGCCCACGCTGGGCGGCACGCGCCCGCGCGAAGGCGTCGAGCAGATGCGGCCGTTTTTTGACAGAATGGTGCCGGCTTCGCCCGCGGCCGTGCCCTTGTCGACGCAACTGGCGCTGACCTCGGAACGCGTTCGGCAACGGATGGTCGAACGCGTGCGCGCGAGCGGCGTCGCCGACGCACGCGTGCTTGCCGCGCTCGCGGCGATACCCCGGCACCAGTTCGTCGATCCTGGGCTTGCCGCGCAGGCCTATGAGGATGCCGCGCTGCCCATCGGGCATCAGCAAACGATCTCCAAGCCGTCAGTGGTCGCGCGCATGCTGGAATTGGTGGCAGCCGGGCACGCACTGGAGAAAGTATTGGAGATCGGCACGGGCTGCGGATATCAAGCGGCAGTACTGAGCCACCTGGCGCGCGACGTGTATTCGGTCGAACGGGTAAAGCCATTGTACGAACGGGCGAAAACGAACCTGCGTCCGTTGCGCGTGCCGAACATCCGGCTGCATTACGGCGATGGGCGGCTCGGCTTGCCAAGCGCCGCGCCGTTCGATGCCATCGTGATTGCTGCCGCAGGCTTCGATGTGCCGGCCGCGCTACTCGAGCAATTGGCCATCGGCGGCCGCCTGGTGGCGCCGGTGGGCTCACGCAGTGGCAACGAACAGGTGCTCACGCTGGTCGAGCGCGTGTCCAGCGCGCAGTGGCGGGAGTCACAGCTTGATCGTGTTTTCTTTGTCCCCTTAAAATCGGGAGTGATTTGA
- a CDS encoding peptidoglycan DD-metalloendopeptidase family protein gives MLRSESVNASLVTIQRTVCVAAALAMLTACSTRLEPAPVIDRSGAPLSTTGTAALGVPLGPPPPGYYRVQLGDTLYRIALENGQNYRDIAAWNNLTNPNQIEVDQLLRVVPPGANVAASPPGVAAAPLGGAAVQSRPLGGPAEPGAATTPSTAAPPYGSAPAIASIPPQPEAAAGSLNFAWPVRGPVLNSFDEAKNKGVNIGGALGAPVKAAADGRVVYAGNGLRGYGNLIIIKHNATYLTAYAHNRTLLVKEGDPVTQGQTIAEMGGSDADKVMLHFEVRKQGKPVDPMKYLPPQ, from the coding sequence ATGTTGCGGAGTGAGAGCGTGAATGCGAGTCTGGTGACGATCCAGCGAACGGTTTGTGTGGCCGCCGCGCTAGCAATGCTGACGGCGTGTTCGACCCGGCTGGAGCCCGCTCCCGTCATCGACCGCAGCGGCGCGCCGCTTTCTACCACCGGCACGGCGGCGTTGGGCGTGCCATTGGGCCCCCCGCCGCCCGGATACTACCGTGTGCAGCTAGGTGACACGCTGTACCGGATCGCGCTTGAGAATGGGCAGAACTACCGCGACATCGCGGCGTGGAACAACCTGACGAACCCAAACCAGATCGAAGTTGACCAGTTGCTGCGGGTCGTGCCGCCGGGGGCCAACGTCGCCGCTTCGCCGCCTGGTGTCGCGGCTGCGCCACTTGGTGGCGCGGCGGTGCAGTCGCGCCCGCTCGGCGGCCCGGCTGAGCCCGGTGCCGCGACGACTCCGTCGACGGCCGCGCCGCCTTACGGCTCGGCGCCGGCGATCGCCTCGATCCCGCCACAGCCGGAAGCGGCGGCCGGCAGCCTCAATTTCGCGTGGCCGGTGCGTGGCCCGGTGCTCAATTCGTTCGACGAAGCGAAGAACAAAGGCGTGAACATCGGCGGCGCACTGGGTGCGCCGGTGAAGGCGGCGGCCGATGGGCGCGTCGTTTATGCGGGAAATGGGCTGCGCGGATACGGCAATCTCATTATTATCAAGCATAATGCGACGTACCTGACCGCGTACGCACACAACCGTACCTTGCTGGTCAAGGAAGGCGACCCAGTGACCCAGGGCCAGACGATTGCCGAGATGGGCGGTAGCGATGCGGACAAGGTGATGCTGCATTTCGAGGTCCGCAAGCAGGGCAAGCCTGTCGATCCCATGAAGTATCTTCCGCCGCAATAG
- the rpoS gene encoding RNA polymerase sigma factor RpoS, translating into MAKAKRRPSTDMSDPVGDTSGELGDGERFVRPADEPSAEYGLDDEPVSEQGAAEEAAVAEPDPDDFRALLKAELTADTIQHYLNRISVKPLLTVEEEQRYSRLAKAGEFDARQMMIERNLRLVVSIAKGYLNRGVPLLDLIEEGNLGLMHAIEKFDPTRGFRFSTYATWWIRQSIERAIMNQARTVRLPVHVIRELNQVLRAKRHLERNASAPASGADEHRDASVDDIAYLIGKTPEEVADILALNEHTASLDAPLELDPASSLLDLLSDEQSQSPDAEAQHRELETLTRVWLSRLPDKHRHVIERRFGLNNIEPATLEELADEMGLTRERVRQIQQEALARLKRYFASNGVPKDAVL; encoded by the coding sequence ATGGCCAAAGCGAAGCGCCGTCCTTCGACCGACATGTCGGATCCCGTTGGCGATACCTCCGGTGAGTTGGGCGACGGCGAGCGCTTCGTGCGACCCGCCGACGAGCCGTCTGCCGAATACGGACTGGACGATGAGCCCGTGTCGGAGCAAGGTGCTGCGGAAGAGGCGGCGGTCGCGGAGCCCGATCCGGACGATTTCCGCGCGCTGCTGAAGGCTGAGCTGACCGCCGATACGATCCAGCACTACCTAAACCGCATCAGCGTGAAACCGTTGCTGACAGTCGAGGAGGAGCAGCGCTATTCGCGGCTGGCCAAGGCGGGGGAGTTCGACGCTCGGCAGATGATGATCGAGCGCAATCTGCGGCTGGTCGTCAGCATTGCGAAGGGCTACCTGAATCGCGGCGTGCCGTTGTTGGATCTAATCGAGGAAGGTAATCTGGGGTTGATGCACGCGATTGAGAAATTCGACCCGACGCGTGGTTTTCGCTTTTCGACCTATGCAACGTGGTGGATTCGCCAGAGCATCGAGCGCGCGATCATGAACCAGGCGCGCACCGTGCGCCTGCCGGTCCACGTGATCCGCGAGTTGAACCAGGTGCTGCGCGCCAAGCGCCATTTGGAGCGGAACGCCAGTGCACCGGCGAGTGGCGCCGACGAGCACCGTGACGCGAGCGTTGACGATATCGCCTATCTGATTGGCAAGACACCCGAGGAGGTGGCGGACATTCTCGCGCTGAATGAGCATACTGCGTCGCTGGACGCGCCGCTGGAGTTGGACCCGGCCAGCAGCCTGCTAGATCTGCTGTCGGACGAGCAAAGCCAGTCGCCGGACGCCGAGGCGCAGCACCGCGAACTGGAGACGCTCACGCGGGTATGGCTCTCGCGCCTGCCTGATAAGCATCGCCACGTGATCGAGCGGCGCTTCGGGTTGAACAATATTGAGCCGGCCACGCTCGAGGAGCTGGCTGATGAGATGGGGCTCACGCGTGAGCGTGTGCGGCAGATTCAGCAAGAGGCATTGGCGCGCCTGAAGCGCTATTTCGCTTCCAACGGCGTACCTAAGGACGCCGTGCTGTGA
- a CDS encoding 3'-5' exonuclease — MIPVLVFDIETIPDVAGIRKLESWPATMSDADVAECAFAARREKTGSDFLPLHLQRVAAISCVFRDRNGFRVRSLGTPQDPEAALIQSFYRVIEKYTPQLVSWNGCGFDLPVLHYRALVNGVVAPKYWDLGDCDRDFKWNNYISRYHARHTDLMDVLAMYNARANAPLDALAKLCGFPGKMGMDGSQVWDAFQQGRIAEIRHYCETDVVNTYLLYCRFQLMRGVLSAADYEDEVTLVRDALARESAPHWQDYLAGFAG, encoded by the coding sequence GTGATCCCGGTACTCGTCTTCGATATCGAGACTATTCCCGACGTGGCCGGCATTCGTAAGCTGGAGTCATGGCCCGCGACGATGTCCGATGCTGACGTCGCTGAGTGCGCGTTTGCCGCGCGCCGCGAGAAAACAGGCTCTGATTTTTTGCCACTGCATTTGCAGCGGGTGGCTGCGATCTCGTGCGTATTTCGTGACCGGAACGGGTTCCGCGTACGTTCGCTGGGCACGCCGCAGGATCCAGAGGCCGCGCTAATCCAGTCGTTTTATCGAGTGATCGAGAAGTACACGCCGCAATTGGTGTCATGGAACGGGTGCGGCTTTGATTTGCCGGTTCTGCACTATCGTGCGCTGGTCAATGGTGTCGTCGCACCGAAATATTGGGACCTTGGTGACTGCGATCGGGATTTCAAATGGAATAACTACATCAGCCGGTATCATGCCCGTCATACTGATCTAATGGACGTGTTGGCGATGTACAACGCCCGCGCGAACGCACCGCTGGACGCGTTGGCCAAGCTGTGCGGGTTTCCGGGCAAGATGGGCATGGACGGCTCACAAGTATGGGACGCGTTCCAGCAGGGCCGCATCGCCGAGATCCGCCACTACTGCGAGACGGACGTCGTGAACACGTATCTGTTGTATTGCCGCTTCCAGCTGATGCGCGGCGTGTTGAGCGCGGCGGACTACGAGGACGAAGTCACGTTGGTGCGCGACGCATTGGCCCGCGAAAGCGCGCCTCATTGGCAGGACTATCTGGCGGGCTTTGCCGGCTGA
- the rlmD gene encoding 23S rRNA (uracil(1939)-C(5))-methyltransferase RlmD: MWGSASLVYNFAFRHKPGSFKVVHTVQPKAATPAGAASSDVVSINSRHARATPSSAATAPRVAPVIDIESLDMEARGVGRQIDEQGVPGKVIFVEGALPGEAVSYSSFRKKPSYEQAQIVEILRASGMRTTPQCPFFGTCGGCSMQHLDTRAQIAVKQRVLEDNLSHLAKLRAEQIYRPIGGPSWGYRYRARLTVRNVVKKGGVLVGFHEKKSSYVADMTRCEVLPPHVSALLVPLRRLVESLSIRDRMPQIELAIGDALTALVLRVLEPLTEQDEALLRAFADQHGVQFWLQPKGPDSVTPFYPVDVELAYTLPEFDIRMPFKPTDFTQVNHQINRVLVGRAVRLLAPARTDRVLDLFCGLGNFTLPLARRAREVVGIEGSDALTQRAQANARVNGLEARTSFAMRNLFEVGAADLRALGRFDKFLIDPPREGALAVAKALGELAQTGDAACLPGRIVYVSCNPATLARDAGLLVHEAGYRLVGAGVVNMFPHTSHVESVACFERA; encoded by the coding sequence ATGTGGGGCTCAGCATCGCTAGTCTACAATTTTGCCTTTCGTCACAAACCAGGAAGTTTCAAGGTGGTTCACACCGTACAGCCGAAAGCCGCCACGCCGGCCGGCGCCGCGTCGAGCGATGTGGTGTCGATTAACTCAAGACATGCCCGCGCCACGCCGTCGAGTGCGGCGACTGCGCCGCGTGTCGCGCCTGTGATCGACATCGAGTCGCTCGATATGGAAGCGCGCGGCGTGGGGCGGCAGATCGACGAGCAGGGCGTACCCGGCAAGGTCATCTTTGTCGAGGGTGCGTTGCCGGGCGAAGCTGTGTCGTACTCGAGTTTTCGTAAGAAGCCAAGCTACGAGCAGGCGCAAATCGTTGAGATATTGCGCGCCAGCGGTATGCGCACCACGCCGCAATGCCCGTTCTTCGGCACCTGCGGCGGATGCTCGATGCAGCATTTGGACACGCGTGCGCAGATCGCGGTCAAGCAGCGAGTGCTGGAAGACAATCTATCGCACTTGGCCAAGCTGCGCGCGGAACAGATCTATCGGCCGATAGGCGGACCGTCATGGGGTTACCGCTATCGTGCCCGGCTGACCGTGCGCAACGTCGTGAAAAAGGGCGGCGTGCTGGTCGGGTTCCATGAAAAGAAAAGCAGCTACGTGGCTGACATGACGCGGTGCGAAGTGCTGCCGCCGCACGTATCGGCGCTACTTGTGCCGTTGCGCCGGCTGGTCGAGTCGCTATCGATCCGAGACCGGATGCCGCAAATCGAGTTGGCGATCGGCGACGCACTCACCGCGCTGGTACTGCGGGTGCTTGAGCCGCTGACCGAGCAGGACGAGGCACTGTTGCGCGCGTTTGCTGACCAGCACGGCGTGCAATTCTGGCTGCAGCCCAAGGGGCCCGACAGCGTCACGCCATTCTATCCGGTCGATGTTGAACTGGCCTACACGCTGCCGGAGTTCGATATCCGGATGCCGTTCAAGCCGACCGACTTCACGCAGGTCAATCACCAGATTAACCGGGTGCTGGTCGGCAGGGCGGTGCGGCTGCTTGCGCCCGCGCGAACCGATCGCGTGCTGGATTTGTTCTGTGGGCTGGGCAATTTCACGTTGCCGCTGGCACGGCGCGCGCGCGAGGTGGTCGGCATCGAAGGCAGTGACGCGCTGACGCAGCGCGCGCAAGCCAATGCCCGTGTCAATGGTCTCGAGGCCCGCACATCGTTTGCCATGCGCAATCTGTTCGAGGTGGGCGCCGCCGATTTGCGCGCGCTCGGCCGGTTTGACAAGTTCCTCATTGATCCGCCGCGCGAAGGTGCGCTGGCCGTGGCAAAGGCACTGGGCGAGCTGGCGCAGACCGGTGACGCGGCGTGCTTGCCCGGACGGATCGTCTATGTGTCGTGCAATCCTGCCACGCTGGCGCGCGATGCCGGGCTGCTGGTGCACGAAGCTGGCTATCGGCTGGTTGGCGCGGGCGTCGTGAACATGTTTCCGCACACGTCGCACGTCGAGTCGGTCGCCTGTTTCGAGCGTGCGTGA
- a CDS encoding Bax inhibitor-1/YccA family protein translates to MADSRTYGFGRTGTIVSAETRNKVLRNTYWLLALSMVPTVLGAWIGVATGFSLFAATSPMMSVLAFLAIAFGFMFAIERTKHSAVGVFVLLGFTFFMGLMLSRLLSFILGFTNGPSLIMLAFGGTGLIFAAMATVATVSKRDFSGLGKWLFVGVLVLLLASVANVFLHLPALMLTVSVLAIVIFSAYMLFDVQRVVNGGETNYISATLMIYLDLYNVFTHLLALLGIFGGNRN, encoded by the coding sequence ATGGCTGACTCTCGTACCTACGGGTTTGGGCGTACCGGCACCATCGTGTCGGCCGAAACGCGAAATAAGGTACTGCGCAACACGTACTGGCTGCTGGCACTGTCGATGGTTCCGACCGTGCTCGGCGCGTGGATCGGAGTCGCAACCGGCTTTTCGCTATTCGCCGCCACGTCGCCGATGATGAGCGTGCTGGCTTTCCTCGCGATCGCGTTCGGTTTCATGTTCGCGATCGAGCGGACCAAGCACAGCGCAGTCGGCGTGTTCGTGCTGCTCGGCTTCACGTTCTTCATGGGGCTGATGCTGTCGCGTCTGCTGAGCTTCATTCTCGGCTTCACGAACGGCCCGTCGCTGATCATGCTGGCCTTCGGTGGCACCGGTCTGATCTTCGCGGCAATGGCGACAGTCGCCACGGTCAGCAAGCGCGACTTTTCCGGCTTGGGCAAGTGGTTGTTCGTCGGCGTGCTCGTGCTGCTGCTGGCCTCGGTCGCGAATGTGTTCCTGCACCTGCCGGCATTGATGCTGACGGTGTCGGTTCTGGCGATCGTCATCTTCTCGGCCTACATGCTGTTCGACGTGCAGCGCGTGGTCAACGGTGGCGAAACGAACTATATCAGCGCGACGCTGATGATCTACCTGGATCTGTACAACGTGTTCACGCATCTGCTGGCGCTGCTCGGTATTTTTGGCGGCAACCGCAACTAG
- the ndk gene encoding nucleoside-diphosphate kinase, translating into MAIERTLSIIKPDAVAKNVIGQIYSRFEHAGLKIIAARMVHLSRADAEKFYAVHKERPFFKDLVEFMASGPVMIQVLEGENAIAKNRELMGATDPKKAEKGTIRADFADSIDANAVHGSDAPETAAVEIAFFFPEMNVYSR; encoded by the coding sequence ATGGCGATCGAGCGCACCCTGTCGATTATCAAACCCGATGCTGTCGCAAAGAATGTGATCGGTCAAATCTACAGCCGGTTCGAGCACGCTGGGCTGAAAATCATCGCGGCCCGCATGGTCCATCTGTCGCGCGCGGACGCGGAAAAGTTCTACGCGGTGCATAAGGAGCGGCCTTTCTTCAAGGATTTGGTTGAGTTCATGGCGTCGGGCCCGGTCATGATTCAGGTGCTCGAGGGCGAGAACGCAATCGCAAAAAATCGTGAGCTGATGGGCGCGACCGATCCGAAGAAGGCAGAAAAGGGCACGATTCGTGCCGATTTCGCGGACAGCATCGACGCTAACGCGGTGCATGGCTCCGATGCGCCGGAAACGGCAGCTGTCGAAATCGCCTTCTTCTTTCCGGAAATGAACGTCTACTCGCGCTGA